In Crinalium epipsammum PCC 9333, the following are encoded in one genomic region:
- a CDS encoding class I SAM-dependent methyltransferase — MSAKIFNEYSNLDLEQRKVWYTPVVEAYDRGRPRYPEALIQRAMEAAHMTADSTILEVGGGSGIATIEFAILGCAIDVVEPNPAFSQMAERRLAAFPKVQLFQQSFEEWQVKLQAYSIVLSCYAAKFNKQHYLYF; from the coding sequence ATGAGTGCCAAAATCTTCAATGAGTATTCAAATCTCGATTTAGAGCAAAGGAAAGTTTGGTACACGCCAGTTGTGGAAGCTTACGATCGAGGCAGACCCCGCTATCCTGAAGCATTAATTCAGCGAGCGATGGAAGCCGCTCACATGACCGCTGATTCAACTATTCTCGAAGTCGGCGGAGGTTCAGGAATTGCGACAATTGAGTTTGCGATTTTAGGATGTGCAATTGATGTGGTAGAACCAAATCCAGCATTCTCCCAAATGGCAGAACGTCGTCTTGCAGCATTTCCGAAGGTTCAACTCTTTCAGCAATCTTTCGAGGAGTGGCAAGTTAAACTGCAAGCGTATTCCATTGTACTAAGCTGCTACGCAGCTAAATTTAATAAACAGCATTACCTTTATTTTTAA
- a CDS encoding leucine-rich repeat domain-containing protein, with amino-acid sequence MKLTCTTKSSLSSIVNSAKYIATKLPLKVIVASALLIGVTSGMAIDSFVLTAPSYAKTASQTKVSKTKKRVIAKKPVIAKKRVTTKKPVQAQSAVKFKDANFEARLREQLGIVDKPLTLNVLQGVTGHLNFNGSKVTSLEGIQALRNLTTIDLRNNQISDLKPLAGLTKLTYLVLDSNQISDVKPLAGLTKLTTLDLYNNKISDVKPLAGLTNLKTRLLLNENQISDVTPLFGLINLNFLGLRANKISDVSPLAGLTKLTWLELSDNPINNCQSLPEKLRFACQ; translated from the coding sequence ATGAAACTTACCTGCACTACCAAAAGTTCTTTATCTTCTATCGTTAATTCTGCTAAATATATTGCTACTAAACTACCTCTTAAAGTTATTGTCGCTTCAGCATTATTAATTGGCGTAACTTCCGGTATGGCGATTGATTCCTTTGTACTTACTGCACCAAGCTATGCCAAAACTGCTTCTCAAACCAAAGTTAGTAAAACTAAAAAGCGAGTTATAGCTAAGAAACCAGTTATAGCGAAAAAGCGAGTTACAACCAAGAAACCCGTGCAGGCTCAGAGTGCAGTTAAATTTAAGGATGCTAACTTTGAAGCTAGGCTTAGAGAGCAACTAGGCATTGTGGACAAGCCACTAACGTTAAATGTTCTGCAAGGGGTTACAGGACATTTAAATTTTAATGGCTCAAAAGTAACCTCATTAGAGGGGATTCAAGCACTTCGTAATCTGACTACAATTGACTTGCGTAACAACCAAATCAGTGATTTGAAACCACTAGCAGGTTTGACTAAATTAACTTATCTGGTCTTGGATAGCAACCAAATCAGCGATGTGAAGCCACTGGCAGGTTTAACTAAATTAACTACGCTGGACTTGTATAACAACAAAATTAGCGATGTCAAACCACTAGCGGGTTTGACTAATCTTAAAACTAGGCTGTTATTGAATGAAAACCAAATCAGTGATGTGACTCCACTCTTCGGTTTGATTAATTTGAATTTTCTGGGCTTGCGTGCCAACAAAATCAGTGATGTCTCACCACTGGCGGGTTTGACTAAATTAACTTGGCTGGAGTTGAGTGATAACCCAATTAATAACTGTCAATCATTACCCGAAAAACTTCGTTTCGCCTGCCAATAA
- a CDS encoding element excision factor XisH family protein translates to MAKDLFHQAVKTALIKDGWNITNDPLTIRIDRIRLEIDLAAEKVFAAEKEGIKIAVEVKGFLNPSVINDFHAALGQFLNYRLALQMTDPDRIIYLAVPTDIFNVFFQERFIQAAIDQYELKIIVYDPKSEEILQWKN, encoded by the coding sequence ATGGCTAAAGATCTCTTTCATCAAGCAGTAAAAACAGCTTTAATAAAAGATGGGTGGAATATCACCAATGACCCTCTTACTATTCGGATCGATCGCATTAGACTAGAAATAGATCTAGCTGCTGAAAAAGTGTTTGCAGCCGAAAAAGAAGGAATTAAAATTGCTGTGGAAGTCAAAGGCTTTCTCAATCCTTCCGTCATTAACGACTTTCATGCGGCGTTGGGACAGTTCTTGAACTATCGTCTTGCTCTGCAAATGACCGACCCAGATCGCATTATATATTTAGCTGTTCCGACTGATATTTTTAACGTTTTCTTTCAAGAACGTTTTATCCAAGCAGCAATCGATCAATATGAACTAAAAATCATAGTCTATGACCCTAAGTCAGAGGAGATTTTGCAATGGAAAAACTAG
- a CDS encoding XisI protein, whose amino-acid sequence MEKLEKYRQIIRDLLATHARTTEDEIECQIIYDTEHDHYQLVDVGWQGMNRIYACYIHIDIKDDKIWIQHNMTEIDLGQELVAQGVPAADIILGLHPPYKRPYTNYGVGDSQKQLLNKIE is encoded by the coding sequence ATGGAAAAACTAGAAAAGTACCGCCAAATTATTCGAGACTTACTTGCTACTCATGCCAGAACAACTGAAGATGAAATTGAATGTCAAATCATTTACGATACAGAACACGATCATTATCAACTTGTAGATGTTGGTTGGCAAGGTATGAATCGGATCTATGCTTGCTATATCCATATAGATATTAAAGATGACAAAATTTGGATTCAGCATAATATGACTGAAATTGATTTAGGTCAAGAATTAGTCGCTCAAGGTGTTCCTGCTGCTGACATTATTCTAGGTTTACATCCTCCCTATAAACGCCCTTATACAAATTATGGTGTTGGTGACTCTCAAAAACAATTACTTAACAAAATAGAATAA
- a CDS encoding IS4 family transposase produces MVEDEVIAKQLEKLLTPAITNQENYYRKLGLRERILNLPLMMAAVLTLLWRDVAGVRELTRMLARDGFLWCSPTKVSQQAVSQRFLTFPSELFEKVFKDLLPSLRATWHSRNQRPLPESIQFTLSKFEKIWIVDGSTLEALFRKLKSLEETQRGQLAGKMSTVIDLMTRLPVEIWFEENSKASDIKLEENILNLVTKNTLLLLDRGFYHFNFWFQLIEKKVDFITRIKKGAAIKVEQIFTDSYELRDRKIRFGSGTKKTPFITLRLIEVRSGKTWHSYLTSVLDPNILPPYVVADLYRRRWRIEDAFNTVKRLLGLSYLWTGSINGIKLQIWATWLFYAVLVDLGDAVADELALPFDEISLEMIYRGLYHFTMAHQKGKATDPVKYFADPENRDLGIIKQQRNPNVKLIVAPFPNLQRGSDQFFFNNSLKAS; encoded by the coding sequence CTGGTGGAAGACGAAGTAATAGCCAAGCAATTGGAAAAATTACTGACACCAGCCATTACAAATCAAGAAAATTACTACCGAAAATTAGGACTCAGAGAACGGATACTGAATTTACCGTTGATGATGGCGGCGGTGTTGACCTTGCTGTGGCGAGATGTGGCAGGAGTCAGAGAACTAACAAGAATGTTAGCCAGAGATGGTTTTCTGTGGTGTAGTCCCACAAAAGTTAGTCAACAAGCGGTATCACAAAGATTTTTAACATTTCCATCTGAATTATTTGAAAAAGTATTTAAAGATTTATTGCCGAGTTTAAGAGCAACTTGGCATAGTAGAAATCAACGTCCATTGCCAGAAAGTATTCAATTTACCTTGTCAAAATTTGAGAAGATTTGGATAGTAGATGGGTCAACATTGGAGGCATTGTTTAGGAAGTTAAAAAGCTTAGAAGAGACTCAAAGAGGGCAATTAGCCGGAAAAATGAGTACAGTAATTGATTTAATGACTAGATTACCTGTAGAAATTTGGTTTGAAGAAAATTCTAAAGCTTCTGATATTAAACTTGAAGAAAACATTCTAAATTTAGTAACAAAAAACACCTTGCTGTTATTGGATAGAGGGTTTTATCACTTTAATTTTTGGTTTCAATTAATTGAGAAAAAAGTAGATTTTATAACGAGAATAAAAAAAGGAGCAGCAATCAAAGTAGAACAAATATTTACCGATAGTTATGAACTGAGAGATCGGAAGATACGCTTTGGTTCTGGCACAAAGAAGACTCCATTTATTACCTTGCGTTTGATTGAAGTCAGGTCAGGAAAAACCTGGCATTCTTATTTAACCAGCGTCCTAGACCCTAATATTTTACCCCCTTATGTGGTAGCAGATTTATATCGGCGGCGGTGGCGGATTGAAGATGCTTTTAACACAGTCAAGAGGCTTTTAGGTTTAAGTTATTTATGGACGGGTTCAATCAATGGAATTAAGTTACAAATTTGGGCGACCTGGTTATTTTATGCGGTTTTAGTAGATTTAGGTGATGCCGTAGCAGATGAACTTGCTCTCCCCTTCGACGAGATTTCATTAGAAATGATTTATCGCGGTCTTTATCATTTTACTATGGCTCATCAGAAAGGTAAGGCAACAGACCCCGTTAAGTATTTTGCTGATCCCGAAAATCGAGATTTAGGTATTATCAAACAGCAACGAAACCCCAATGTTAAGTTGATTGTCGCTCCTTTTCCCAATCTTCAACGAGGGTCTGACCAGTTTTTTTTCAACAATTCTCTGAAAGCCTCTTGA
- a CDS encoding clan AA aspartic protease, which produces MINGKLIDRKAVVPVIFRLPTQPDFSIDFIIDTGFNDHLTLPPQAVSAMNLPLYSTTLARLADGREALLSIHLATIVWDDQEKFVPILASGFKPLLGTALMEGYHLDIDFEDNGLVSLKQIPPSIL; this is translated from the coding sequence ATGATTAACGGAAAATTGATTGATAGGAAAGCCGTAGTGCCAGTAATTTTTCGTTTACCGACACAACCAGATTTTTCTATTGATTTTATTATTGATACTGGATTCAACGACCATCTTACCTTACCGCCACAAGCCGTCAGTGCGATGAATCTGCCGTTATATTCCACTACCCTTGCCAGATTAGCCGATGGTAGGGAGGCGTTGTTATCTATACATTTAGCAACAATTGTTTGGGACGATCAAGAAAAATTCGTCCCTATTTTAGCATCGGGTTTTAAACCTTTATTGGGAACGGCTTTAATGGAAGGATATCATCTGGATATTGATTTTGAAGACAATGGTTTAGTTTCGCTAAAACAAATCCCACCGTCAATTTTATAG
- the dnaN gene encoding DNA polymerase III subunit beta — MNTIQKAPATDSKTGTTKKKTTTTTDGSKNKVGATIASSSAITDDIDIDVYIDDDIDALAAADAKRAKAERMAAKRAKAEAAKSSVVTEAPESESPKSEPEPETTDQPTEFVPIVPAKTKAKTQEIKIICNQAKLKEALDILTGIAPAKPTHPILANALIIANKDTQSCSLTVYDLSVGVQTVVDCKVAGEGETTLPIALLTDIVGKFPSDCEIVMTGKNDTINIHADAGKYTIKGISTEEFPELPAVFTIARSIPAETLKEGLKATIFAASKDETKQILTGVFFKLEQDRINLAATDGSRLAAIEGSTKGIGKKENTEVLEEIKCTIPARAMEKLLVIQNSTGTTSVEMLYNPETATVAFQSGKVKLVSRCLQGDYPNYPQLLEQNCFQQVIVDKAGIVKSLSRLGSLADKNEKTVKIDINVKEQELSLSIIRDFGSGEEVLAGAITCISGYAAKFNKQHYLYF; from the coding sequence ATGAATACCATCCAAAAAGCTCCTGCAACCGATAGCAAAACAGGTACTACCAAAAAGAAAACAACAACTACTACTGATGGTAGTAAAAACAAAGTAGGAGCGACTATTGCTTCCTCTTCAGCTATTACTGATGATATTGATATTGACGTTTACATTGATGATGACATTGACGCACTAGCGGCTGCTGATGCCAAAAGAGCCAAAGCCGAAAGGATGGCAGCTAAAAGGGCAAAAGCTGAAGCAGCAAAGTCATCCGTAGTAACAGAAGCACCTGAATCAGAAAGCCCTAAGTCGGAACCAGAACCAGAAACAACTGATCAACCAACCGAATTTGTTCCAATTGTTCCAGCTAAAACTAAAGCAAAAACTCAAGAAATTAAGATAATTTGCAACCAAGCTAAACTCAAAGAAGCTTTAGATATTCTGACAGGTATTGCACCTGCAAAACCAACACATCCTATATTAGCTAATGCCTTAATCATTGCCAATAAGGATACTCAATCGTGTAGCTTGACTGTTTATGATTTAAGCGTGGGTGTTCAAACTGTCGTTGACTGCAAGGTGGCAGGGGAGGGTGAAACTACACTTCCAATCGCACTACTAACAGATATTGTAGGCAAATTTCCCAGCGATTGCGAAATCGTAATGACGGGGAAAAACGATACAATCAACATCCATGCTGATGCTGGAAAGTACACAATCAAAGGGATCTCTACTGAAGAATTTCCCGAATTACCAGCAGTATTTACGATCGCAAGATCTATACCCGCAGAAACCTTAAAAGAAGGACTTAAAGCCACTATCTTTGCTGCAAGTAAAGACGAAACTAAGCAAATACTAACTGGAGTCTTCTTTAAATTAGAACAAGACAGAATCAACTTAGCAGCGACAGACGGAAGCCGTTTAGCTGCGATAGAAGGTTCCACAAAAGGTATCGGTAAAAAGGAGAACACAGAGGTGCTAGAAGAAATTAAATGTACCATACCTGCGCGAGCAATGGAAAAGCTGCTAGTCATCCAAAACAGCACAGGGACAACATCAGTTGAAATGCTATACAACCCAGAAACCGCCACTGTAGCATTTCAATCTGGTAAGGTAAAGTTAGTCAGTCGCTGCTTACAAGGCGATTATCCAAACTATCCCCAATTACTTGAGCAAAACTGCTTCCAGCAAGTAATAGTTGACAAAGCAGGAATAGTTAAATCTCTCTCTAGATTAGGGAGTTTAGCCGACAAAAATGAAAAAACTGTCAAGATTGACATCAATGTTAAAGAGCAAGAACTATCACTATCGATCATCAGAGATTTTGGTAGTGGTGAAGAAGTTTTAGCAGGTGCTATTACCTGCATAAGCGGCTACGCAGCTAAATTTAATAAACAGCATTACCTTTATTTTTAA